From one Mesoplodon densirostris isolate mMesDen1 chromosome 19, mMesDen1 primary haplotype, whole genome shotgun sequence genomic stretch:
- the RAB4B gene encoding ras-related protein Rab-4B, translating into MAETYDFLFKFLVIGSAGTGKSCLLHQFIENKFKQDSNHTIGVEFGSRVVNVGGKTVKLQIWDTAGQERFRSVTRSYYRGAAGALLVYDITSRETYNSLAAWLTDARTLASPNIVVILCGNKKDLDLEREVTFLEASRFAQENELMFLETSALTGENVEEAFLKCARTILNKIDSGELDPERMGSGIQYGDASLRQLRQPRSAQAVAPQPCGC; encoded by the exons ATGGCTGAGACCTACG ACTTCCTCTTCAAATTCCTGGTGATTGGCAGTGCAGGAACGGGCAAATCATGTCTCCTTCATCAGTTCATTGAGAATAAGT tCAAACAGGACTCCAACCACACAATCGGCGTGGAGTTTGGATCTCGGGTGGTCAACGTGGGTGGGAAGACCGTGAAGCTACAGATTTGGGACACAGCCGGCCAGGAGCGGTTTCG GTCGGTGACACGGAGTTACTACCGAGGGGCGGCTGGAGCCCTGCTGGTGTATGACATCACCAG CCGGGAGACCTACAACTCGCTGGCCGCCTGGCTGACGGACGCCCGCACGCTGGCCAGCCCCAATATCGTGGTCATTCTCTGTGGCAACAAGAAGGACCTGGACCTGGAGCGTGAGGTCACTTTCCTGGAGGCCTCCCGCTTTGCCCAGGAGAACG AGCTGATGTTCCTGGAAACCAGTGCTCTCACGGGTGAGAACGTGGAGGAGGCCTTCCTGAAGTGTGCCCGCACCATTCTGAACAAGATCGACTCAG GTGAGCTTGACCCCGAGAGGATGGGCTCCGGCATTCAATATGGTGACGCCTCCCTTCGCCAGCTGCGGCAGCCTCGGAGCGCCCAGGCCGTGGCCCCTCAGCCCTGCGGCTGCTGA
- the MIA gene encoding melanoma-derived growth regulatory protein gives MAWSSVFLGVVLLSAFPGPSAGGYPMPKLADWKLCADEECSHPISMAVALQDYVAPDCRFLTIRQGQVVYVFSKLKGRGRLFWGGSVQGDYYGDVAARLGYFPSSIVREDQTLKPGKTDVKTDKWDFYCH, from the exons ATGGCTTGGTCCTCGGTGTTTCTTGGTGTTGTCTTGCTGTCTGCCTTCCCAGGTCCTAGTGCCGGGGGCTACCCGATGCCCAAGCTGGCTGACTGGAAGCTGTGTGCTGACGAGGAATGCAGCC ACCCCATCTCCATGGCCGTGGCCCTTCAGGACTACGTGGCCCCCGACTGCCGTTTCCTGACCATACGCCAGGGCCAAGTCGTGTATGTCTTCTCCAAGCTGAAGGGCCGAGGGCGGCTCTTCTGGGGAGGCAGC GTTCAGGGAGATTACTATGGAGACGTAGCTGCTCGCCTGGGCTATTTCCCCAGTAGCATTGTTCGCGAAGACCAGACCCTGAAGCCTGGCAAAACTGATGTGAAGACAGAT aaATGGGATTTCTACTGCCACTGA
- the SNRPA gene encoding U1 small nuclear ribonucleoprotein A, whose product MAVPETRPNHTIYINNLNEKIKKDELKKSLYAIFSQFGQILDILVSRSLKMRGQAFVIFKEVSSATNALRSMQGFPFYDKPMRIQYAKTDSDIIAKMKGTFVERDRKREKRKPKSQETPAAKKAVQGGAAAPVVGAVQGPVPGMPPMTQAPRIMHHMPGQPPYMPPPGMIPPPGLAPGQIPPGAMPPQQLMPGQMPPAQPLSENPPNHILFLTNLPEETNELMLSMLFNQFPGFKEVRLVPGRHDIAFVEFDNEVQAGAARDALQGFKITQNNAMKISFAKK is encoded by the exons AGCTGAAGAAGTCCCTGTACGCTATCTTCTCCCAGTTTGGCCAGATCCTGGATATCCTGGTATCACGAAGCCTGAAGATGAGGGGCCAGGCCTTTGTCATCTTCAAGGAGGTCAGCAGCGCCACCAATGCCCTGCGCTCCATGCAGGGTTTCCCCTTCTACGACAAGCCCATG CGCATCCAGTACGCCAAGACTGACTCGGATATCATTGCCAAGATGAAGGGCACCTTTGTGGAGCGGGACCGCAAGCGGGAGAAGAGGAAGCCCAAGAGCCAGGAGACCCCGGCGGCCAAGAAGGCCGTGCAGGGTGGGGCGGCCGCCCCTGTGGTGGGCGCTGTCCAGGGGCCTGTCCCG ggcaTGCCGCCGATGACTCAGGCGCCCCGCATCATGCACCACATGCCGGGCCAGCCTCCCTACATGCCGCCCCCCGGTATGATCCCGCCTCCGGGCCTCGCACCCGGCCAGATCCCACCAGGGGCCATGCCTCCACAGCAGCTTATGCCGGGACAGATGCCGCCTGCACAGCCT CTTTCAGAAAATCCACCAAATCACATCTTGTTCCTCACCAACCTGCCTGAAGAGACCAACGAGCTCATGCTTTCCATGCTTTTCAACCA GTTCCCTGGCTTCAAGGAGGTCCGGCTGGTCCCAGGGCGGCACGACATCGCCTTCGTGGAGTTTGACAATGAGGTGCAGGCAGGGGCCGCACGTGACGCCCTGCAGGGTTTCAAGATCACCCAGAACAACGCCATGAAGATCTCCTTTGCCAAGAAGTAG